One Diospyros lotus cultivar Yz01 chromosome 1, ASM1463336v1, whole genome shotgun sequence genomic window carries:
- the LOC127812738 gene encoding homeobox-leucine zipper protein ATHB-12-like, whose translation MEGEEYSALPQLAGAAKTESLPCTELLPHPRRKKSKNKRRFSDEQIRSLESMFNSETKLEPRKKVQLARELGLQPRQVAIWFQNRRARCKSKQLEQDYKVLKDNYENLRSQFQSLEKEKQSLLIQLQKQRDLLRQPHDQGSRSKDLIGDIMPGGFDSKDTHGDFKTEPNCLKGCSDHRMMVYSDDDEGENGRHFQKQEAEHLNMGCQVDVSLAMPESVLFGQSCSSSNWWDFWT comes from the exons ATGGAAGGAGAAGAGTATTCTGCATTACCTCAGCTAGCAGGTGCAGCCAAAACTGAGTCTTTGCCATGCACAGAGCTGCTCCCACAtccaaggagaaagaaaagtaaGAACAAGAGGAGGTTTAGCGATGAACAAATAAGATCACTAGAGTCCATGTTCAACTCAGAGACCAAGCTTGAACCGAGGAAGAAGGTGCAGCTGGCTAGAGAGCTTGGACTGCAACCTCGGCAAGTAGCCATATGGTTCCAGAACAGAAGAGCTAGATGCAAGTCCAAGCAGTTAGAGCAAGACTACAAAGTACTCAAAGACAATTATGAAAATCTACGTTCTCAGTTCCAGTCTTTGGAGAAAGAGAAACAGTCCTTGCTTATACAG CTTCAGAAACAAAGAGATCTGCTACGACAACCTCATGATCAGGGCAGTAGAAGCAAGGATTTGATAGGAGACATCATGCCTGGTGGCTTTGATAGCAAAGATACACATGGCGACTTCAAAACAGAGCCAAACTGCTTGAAAGGATGTTCAGACCACAGAATGATGGTGTATTCAGATGATGATGAGGGAGAAAATGGCAGGCACTTTCAGAAACAAGAAGCAGAACACTTGAATATGGGTTGCCAAGTTGATGTTTCTCTGGCAATGCCTGAAAGCGTTCTTTTTGGTCAATCATGCAGCAGTTCAAACTGGTGGGACTTCTGGACTTGA